From Astatotilapia calliptera chromosome 19, fAstCal1.2, whole genome shotgun sequence, a single genomic window includes:
- the LOC113011877 gene encoding uncharacterized protein LOC113011877, whose amino-acid sequence MRERDFMPNMERGKPATYTGDKKAKMAAKTNKKWVRLATVFAYVLSVSLAAIILAIYYSLIWKPTSASSSGGKLVVPTPTANISTNMSTNDNMTEWNSTQTRLLSLNQTRQGTTPHGPAIQWGDRAERVAVSPRGAGAEIAHSQQDEGLYASSHGHTSAGRSGALGTETQGSSQPRVSHYIPSSTARESVAEDKGEREARGVTEKREPEDAITLPPT is encoded by the coding sequence ATGAGAGAGCGGGACTTCATGCCCAATATGGAGAGGGGCAAACCTGCTACTTATACGGGGGACAAAAAGGCTAAGATGGCTGCTAAGACTAACAAGAAGTGGGTGAGACTAGCCACTGTTTTTGCATATGTGTTGTCTGTGTCTTTAGCAGCCATTATCCTGGCAATTTACTATAGCCTGATCTGGAAGCCAACCAGCGCATCCTCTTCTGGTGGGAAGCTGGTGGTGCCCACTCCGACTGCAAATATCTCAACTAACATGTCCACAAACGACAACATGACAGAGTGGAACTCTACGCAAACACGGCTGTTATCTCTCAACCAGACCAGGCAGGGCACAACCCCGCACGGTCCGGCGATTCAGTGGGGTGACAGAGCGGAGAGAGTGGCGGTTTCCCCGCGGGGTGCGGGAGCAGAAATTGCGCACTCGCAACAGGACGAAGGACTCTACGCGTCTTCCCACGGTCACACGAGCGCGGGGAGGTCGGGAGCTTTGGGTACAGAGACGCAAGGGTCTTCTCAACCCCGCGTGAGCCACTACATCCCGTCCAGCACCGCGAGGGAGTCTGTCGCTGAGGACAAGGGGGAGAGGGAGGCGCGCGGGGTGACAGAAAAGCGCGAGCCCGAAGACGCTATCACTCTTCCTCCGACCTGA
- the ccdc9b gene encoding coiled-coil domain-containing protein 9B isoform X1 yields the protein MPSAGRVCVPFDRVRVLAVLLHCHRSPGARGLPFLQRFSPLFGSLKRAFASLSAIGLPENRSRQRVSLLRLFLVTSSDMMPKRDHEKDLELDKKIEALRRKNEALMKRYKEVEEDRKRAEEEGMALQSRKGKADDLTITISKSASDSRVVVTKPFSGGSPAGKGQQEAGPDRGGEAPPQTAGRGHRKQLTVTMAGKKGKRVVSERPEKRPGPVDVKSPADDGQARRVESAGRAKQPSHMTKRDSAPQDEVKQGQKHTEEHHGVSEQCQDIENLQAITDLNVPTSREEQEEYLRWKKEREQIDRERVARHKNAKGQWRRAWDMDKTDNMFSDKSLSDREWGPSSRGGRNARRGPRAGSDSKAHDKRGKDKGAKNVQVMSSKAKGKDRLTGRARRWQANDDGENLQMPETTLEEFLEELDALTDANADELKDQDAKTKQSPSPDSLSTPEEASESAASVSAAILREDTPTQEKAEASSSRGLEKKVRFSEELIQGAHARQTTGSQESESRGPSSLKASSPKKNKHEMQRPRQPLESAKQDDGSLQDKGGGPAAPSFAQQQGSETDCTKKDSSPPTAPSSPPAEKACTPLHEIQPVELPKCNISNTNTEELIDSGLSVLSLESGETHPTHSTSSDKAREHGKIV from the exons ATGCCATCCGCTGGCAGGGTCTGTGTGCCGTTTGATCGCGTGAGGGTGTTAGCTGTGCTGCTGCACTGTCACAGGTCTCCAGGAGCCAGAGGTTTGCCATTTCTGCAAAGATTCTCCCCACTTTTTGGTTCGTTGAAGCGGGCGTTTGCTTCACTCTCCGCCATTGGCCTCCCTGAGAACCGGAGTCGACAGCGAGTTTCTCTGTTGCGCCTATTCTTGGTG ACCTCCAGTGACATGATGCCTAAGAGGGATCATGAGAAGGACCTGGAGCTGGACAAGAAGATTGAGGCTCTCCGCAGGAAGAATGAAGCTCTCATGAAGAGGTACAAG GAGGTAGAGGAGGACAGGAAAAGAGCAGAAGAGGAAGGAATGGCACTGCAGAGCCGGAAGGGCAAAGCCGACGATCTTACCATCACAATCAGCAAGTCCGCTAGT GATAGTCGTGTGGTGGTGACAAAGCCATTCAGTGGCGGTTCACCAGCTGGGAAGGGACAGCAGGAAGCCGGACCTGACAGAGGGGGAGAGGCTCCTCCACAGACTGCTGGCCGAGGACACAGGAAGCAACTAACGGTCACCATGGCTGGCAAAAAG GGTAAGAGGGTGGTGAGTGAGAGGCCTGAGAAGAGGCCGGGCCCTGTGGACGTCAAGAGCCCCGCCGATGATGGACAGGCGAGGCGTGTGGAGTCAGCGGGGAGGGCGAAGCAGCCATCTCACATGACCAAGAGAGACTCAGCACCACAG GATGAGGTCAAACAGGGGCAGAAGCACACTGAGGAGCATCACGGGGTGTCAGAGCAATGCcag GATATCGAGAACCTGCAGGCCATCACAGACCTCAACGTCCCCACATCgagagaggagcaggaggaataTTTAAGGTGGAAGAAGGAGCGTGAGCAGATTGACAGGGAGAGGGTAGCACGCCATAAAAATGCCAAGGGCCAGTGGAGACGAGCGTGGGACATGGATAAAACTGACAATAT GTTTTCAGACAAATCCCTCTCTGACAGAGAATGGGGGCCTTCCAGCAGAG GAGGAAGAAATGCTAGAAGAGGACCCAGGGCAGGCAGCGATTCAAAAG CTCATGACAAGCGAGGCAAAGACAAGGGAGCTAAAAACGTGCAAGTGATGAGCAGTAAAGCAAAAGGCAAAGATCGCCTGACTGGGCGGGCCAGAAG ATGGCAGGCAAATGATGATGGAGAGAACCTGCAG ATGCCTGAGACGACGCTGGAGGAATTCCTTGAGGAACTTGATGCCCTCACAGACGCTAATGCAGACGAGCTGAAAGATCAGGACgcaaaaacaaagcagtcacCGAGCCCGGATTCACTGAGCACGCCCGAGGAAGCGAGTGAATCAGCAGCCTCGGTGTCGGCTGCTATCCTTAGAGAGGACACCCCGACTCAGGAGAAGGCAGAGGCTTCGTCCTCTCGGGGTTTGGAGAAGAAAGTGCGCTTCTCTGAGGAACTCATCCAGGGGGCTCATGCAAGGCAAACCACGGGGTCTCAAGAGTCAGAATCCAGAGGTCCCAGCTCTTTGAAAGCTTCCTCACCTAAAAAGAACAAGCATGAAATGCAGAGGCCACGTCAGCCTCTTGAAAGTGCCAAGCAGGATGATGGGAGTCTTCAGGATAAAGGAGGTGGGCCAGCTGCACCTTCTTTTGCACAGCAGCAGGGATCTGAAACTGATTGCACTAAAAAGGATAGCAGCCCACCCACAGCTCCCAGCTCCCCCCCTGCTGAAAAAGCCTGCACCCCTCTACATGAGATCCAGCCTGTGGAACTTCCTAAGTGCAACatcagcaacacaaacacag aAGAGCTGATAGACTCTGGTCTGTCTGTTCTGAGCCTGGAGTCTGGAGAAACACACCCAACACACTCCACCAGCAGTGACAAG gcACGAGAACATGGGAAAATTGTTTAA
- the ccdc9b gene encoding coiled-coil domain-containing protein 9B isoform X3: MMPKRDHEKDLELDKKIEALRRKNEALMKRYKEVEEDRKRAEEEGMALQSRKGKADDLTITISKSASDSRVVVTKPFSGGSPAGKGQQEAGPDRGGEAPPQTAGRGHRKQLTVTMAGKKGKRVVSERPEKRPGPVDVKSPADDGQARRVESAGRAKQPSHMTKRDSAPQDEVKQGQKHTEEHHGVSEQCQDIENLQAITDLNVPTSREEQEEYLRWKKEREQIDRERVARHKNAKGQWRRAWDMDKTDNMFSDKSLSDREWGPSSRGGRNARRGPRAGSDSKAHDKRGKDKGAKNVQVMSSKAKGKDRLTGRARRWQANDDGENLQMPETTLEEFLEELDALTDANADELKDQDAKTKQSPSPDSLSTPEEASESAASVSAAILREDTPTQEKAEASSSRGLEKKVRFSEELIQGAHARQTTGSQESESRGPSSLKASSPKKNKHEMQRPRQPLESAKQDDGSLQDKGGGPAAPSFAQQQGSETDCTKKDSSPPTAPSSPPAEKACTPLHEIQPVELPKCNISNTNTEELIDSGLSVLSLESGETHPTHSTSSDKAREHGKIV, translated from the exons ATGATGCCTAAGAGGGATCATGAGAAGGACCTGGAGCTGGACAAGAAGATTGAGGCTCTCCGCAGGAAGAATGAAGCTCTCATGAAGAGGTACAAG GAGGTAGAGGAGGACAGGAAAAGAGCAGAAGAGGAAGGAATGGCACTGCAGAGCCGGAAGGGCAAAGCCGACGATCTTACCATCACAATCAGCAAGTCCGCTAGT GATAGTCGTGTGGTGGTGACAAAGCCATTCAGTGGCGGTTCACCAGCTGGGAAGGGACAGCAGGAAGCCGGACCTGACAGAGGGGGAGAGGCTCCTCCACAGACTGCTGGCCGAGGACACAGGAAGCAACTAACGGTCACCATGGCTGGCAAAAAG GGTAAGAGGGTGGTGAGTGAGAGGCCTGAGAAGAGGCCGGGCCCTGTGGACGTCAAGAGCCCCGCCGATGATGGACAGGCGAGGCGTGTGGAGTCAGCGGGGAGGGCGAAGCAGCCATCTCACATGACCAAGAGAGACTCAGCACCACAG GATGAGGTCAAACAGGGGCAGAAGCACACTGAGGAGCATCACGGGGTGTCAGAGCAATGCcag GATATCGAGAACCTGCAGGCCATCACAGACCTCAACGTCCCCACATCgagagaggagcaggaggaataTTTAAGGTGGAAGAAGGAGCGTGAGCAGATTGACAGGGAGAGGGTAGCACGCCATAAAAATGCCAAGGGCCAGTGGAGACGAGCGTGGGACATGGATAAAACTGACAATAT GTTTTCAGACAAATCCCTCTCTGACAGAGAATGGGGGCCTTCCAGCAGAG GAGGAAGAAATGCTAGAAGAGGACCCAGGGCAGGCAGCGATTCAAAAG CTCATGACAAGCGAGGCAAAGACAAGGGAGCTAAAAACGTGCAAGTGATGAGCAGTAAAGCAAAAGGCAAAGATCGCCTGACTGGGCGGGCCAGAAG ATGGCAGGCAAATGATGATGGAGAGAACCTGCAG ATGCCTGAGACGACGCTGGAGGAATTCCTTGAGGAACTTGATGCCCTCACAGACGCTAATGCAGACGAGCTGAAAGATCAGGACgcaaaaacaaagcagtcacCGAGCCCGGATTCACTGAGCACGCCCGAGGAAGCGAGTGAATCAGCAGCCTCGGTGTCGGCTGCTATCCTTAGAGAGGACACCCCGACTCAGGAGAAGGCAGAGGCTTCGTCCTCTCGGGGTTTGGAGAAGAAAGTGCGCTTCTCTGAGGAACTCATCCAGGGGGCTCATGCAAGGCAAACCACGGGGTCTCAAGAGTCAGAATCCAGAGGTCCCAGCTCTTTGAAAGCTTCCTCACCTAAAAAGAACAAGCATGAAATGCAGAGGCCACGTCAGCCTCTTGAAAGTGCCAAGCAGGATGATGGGAGTCTTCAGGATAAAGGAGGTGGGCCAGCTGCACCTTCTTTTGCACAGCAGCAGGGATCTGAAACTGATTGCACTAAAAAGGATAGCAGCCCACCCACAGCTCCCAGCTCCCCCCCTGCTGAAAAAGCCTGCACCCCTCTACATGAGATCCAGCCTGTGGAACTTCCTAAGTGCAACatcagcaacacaaacacag aAGAGCTGATAGACTCTGGTCTGTCTGTTCTGAGCCTGGAGTCTGGAGAAACACACCCAACACACTCCACCAGCAGTGACAAG gcACGAGAACATGGGAAAATTGTTTAA
- the ccdc9b gene encoding coiled-coil domain-containing protein 9B isoform X2, with protein sequence MERPTSSDMMPKRDHEKDLELDKKIEALRRKNEALMKRYKEVEEDRKRAEEEGMALQSRKGKADDLTITISKSASDSRVVVTKPFSGGSPAGKGQQEAGPDRGGEAPPQTAGRGHRKQLTVTMAGKKGKRVVSERPEKRPGPVDVKSPADDGQARRVESAGRAKQPSHMTKRDSAPQDEVKQGQKHTEEHHGVSEQCQDIENLQAITDLNVPTSREEQEEYLRWKKEREQIDRERVARHKNAKGQWRRAWDMDKTDNMFSDKSLSDREWGPSSRGGRNARRGPRAGSDSKAHDKRGKDKGAKNVQVMSSKAKGKDRLTGRARRWQANDDGENLQMPETTLEEFLEELDALTDANADELKDQDAKTKQSPSPDSLSTPEEASESAASVSAAILREDTPTQEKAEASSSRGLEKKVRFSEELIQGAHARQTTGSQESESRGPSSLKASSPKKNKHEMQRPRQPLESAKQDDGSLQDKGGGPAAPSFAQQQGSETDCTKKDSSPPTAPSSPPAEKACTPLHEIQPVELPKCNISNTNTEELIDSGLSVLSLESGETHPTHSTSSDKAREHGKIV encoded by the exons ATGGAAAGACCA ACCTCCAGTGACATGATGCCTAAGAGGGATCATGAGAAGGACCTGGAGCTGGACAAGAAGATTGAGGCTCTCCGCAGGAAGAATGAAGCTCTCATGAAGAGGTACAAG GAGGTAGAGGAGGACAGGAAAAGAGCAGAAGAGGAAGGAATGGCACTGCAGAGCCGGAAGGGCAAAGCCGACGATCTTACCATCACAATCAGCAAGTCCGCTAGT GATAGTCGTGTGGTGGTGACAAAGCCATTCAGTGGCGGTTCACCAGCTGGGAAGGGACAGCAGGAAGCCGGACCTGACAGAGGGGGAGAGGCTCCTCCACAGACTGCTGGCCGAGGACACAGGAAGCAACTAACGGTCACCATGGCTGGCAAAAAG GGTAAGAGGGTGGTGAGTGAGAGGCCTGAGAAGAGGCCGGGCCCTGTGGACGTCAAGAGCCCCGCCGATGATGGACAGGCGAGGCGTGTGGAGTCAGCGGGGAGGGCGAAGCAGCCATCTCACATGACCAAGAGAGACTCAGCACCACAG GATGAGGTCAAACAGGGGCAGAAGCACACTGAGGAGCATCACGGGGTGTCAGAGCAATGCcag GATATCGAGAACCTGCAGGCCATCACAGACCTCAACGTCCCCACATCgagagaggagcaggaggaataTTTAAGGTGGAAGAAGGAGCGTGAGCAGATTGACAGGGAGAGGGTAGCACGCCATAAAAATGCCAAGGGCCAGTGGAGACGAGCGTGGGACATGGATAAAACTGACAATAT GTTTTCAGACAAATCCCTCTCTGACAGAGAATGGGGGCCTTCCAGCAGAG GAGGAAGAAATGCTAGAAGAGGACCCAGGGCAGGCAGCGATTCAAAAG CTCATGACAAGCGAGGCAAAGACAAGGGAGCTAAAAACGTGCAAGTGATGAGCAGTAAAGCAAAAGGCAAAGATCGCCTGACTGGGCGGGCCAGAAG ATGGCAGGCAAATGATGATGGAGAGAACCTGCAG ATGCCTGAGACGACGCTGGAGGAATTCCTTGAGGAACTTGATGCCCTCACAGACGCTAATGCAGACGAGCTGAAAGATCAGGACgcaaaaacaaagcagtcacCGAGCCCGGATTCACTGAGCACGCCCGAGGAAGCGAGTGAATCAGCAGCCTCGGTGTCGGCTGCTATCCTTAGAGAGGACACCCCGACTCAGGAGAAGGCAGAGGCTTCGTCCTCTCGGGGTTTGGAGAAGAAAGTGCGCTTCTCTGAGGAACTCATCCAGGGGGCTCATGCAAGGCAAACCACGGGGTCTCAAGAGTCAGAATCCAGAGGTCCCAGCTCTTTGAAAGCTTCCTCACCTAAAAAGAACAAGCATGAAATGCAGAGGCCACGTCAGCCTCTTGAAAGTGCCAAGCAGGATGATGGGAGTCTTCAGGATAAAGGAGGTGGGCCAGCTGCACCTTCTTTTGCACAGCAGCAGGGATCTGAAACTGATTGCACTAAAAAGGATAGCAGCCCACCCACAGCTCCCAGCTCCCCCCCTGCTGAAAAAGCCTGCACCCCTCTACATGAGATCCAGCCTGTGGAACTTCCTAAGTGCAACatcagcaacacaaacacag aAGAGCTGATAGACTCTGGTCTGTCTGTTCTGAGCCTGGAGTCTGGAGAAACACACCCAACACACTCCACCAGCAGTGACAAG gcACGAGAACATGGGAAAATTGTTTAA